From Enterococcus mediterraneensis, the proteins below share one genomic window:
- the rsmD gene encoding 16S rRNA (guanine(966)-N(2))-methyltransferase RsmD — translation MRVISGEYRGRRLKSLEGANTRPTTDKVKESIFNMIGPYFDGGICLDLFAGSGGLAIEAVSRGMDQAVCVDRSYPAIKVIKENIALTKAPEKFVTLKMDAKTAINELQRKEYQFDVVFLDPPYARQEIIAEIGAMADAQLLAPDPIIVCETAKEVDLPDKIAGLTATRRQNYGITAITIYRKEADA, via the coding sequence ATGCGAGTAATTTCAGGAGAATATCGCGGACGGCGGTTGAAAAGCCTGGAAGGTGCGAATACACGGCCGACGACGGATAAAGTGAAAGAATCTATTTTTAACATGATCGGTCCTTATTTTGACGGCGGGATCTGTTTGGATCTTTTTGCCGGCAGCGGCGGGTTAGCGATCGAAGCTGTTTCTCGGGGAATGGATCAGGCGGTCTGCGTGGACCGCAGTTATCCAGCGATCAAAGTCATCAAAGAAAATATCGCTTTGACGAAAGCACCGGAAAAATTTGTTACATTGAAGATGGATGCTAAAACCGCGATCAATGAACTGCAAAGAAAAGAATACCAGTTTGACGTAGTTTTTTTAGATCCGCCTTACGCACGTCAAGAAATCATAGCAGAAATCGGAGCAATGGCGGATGCTCAGCTGTTGGCACCTGATCCGATCATCGTTTGCGAGACAGCAAAAGAAGTCGACCTGCCAGATAAAATCGCCGGTTTGACAGCGACACGCCGGCAAAACTACGGGATCACAGCGATCACGATCTATAGAAAAGAGGCGGATGCGTAG
- a CDS encoding YlbG family protein, whose protein sequence is MQVDTTVNFELTQRRGLIVWVYSLRQLKNLKRLGFVHYVSRKMKYVVMYLNEENFEEAKERIERLHFVRSVEPSYRPDIEMNFAEKIGTKAAYQADDYEEEHSSEIRLAENV, encoded by the coding sequence ATGCAAGTTGATACAACAGTAAATTTTGAATTGACCCAAAGACGAGGGTTGATCGTTTGGGTATACAGTTTACGCCAATTAAAAAATTTGAAACGTCTGGGCTTTGTCCACTATGTTTCACGAAAAATGAAATATGTCGTTATGTATCTGAATGAAGAAAATTTCGAAGAAGCAAAAGAACGAATCGAACGGCTGCACTTTGTCCGCTCCGTCGAACCTTCTTATCGTCCTGATATCGAGATGAATTTCGCTGAAAAAATCGGTACAAAAGCGGCGTATCAAGCGGATGACTACGAAGAAGAACATAGTTCAGAGATTCGTTTGGCAGAGAACGTTTGA
- a CDS encoding YlbF family regulator → MIYDDRFFEIEDQVSAVVHALAVSPSFEKYLQAKKQVYNDQEAVLLKQVFNEKKRSFEKIADYGTYAPGYKEQQREVRKAKRALDLNEKVAEFRLAETDLQNLLDEIGLTVAQTISSEIKVDAGNPFFVTGKHSGCGGNCHAS, encoded by the coding sequence TTGATTTATGATGATCGATTTTTTGAAATAGAAGATCAAGTTTCCGCTGTAGTCCATGCCTTAGCAGTATCGCCGTCTTTTGAAAAATACCTGCAAGCCAAAAAGCAGGTGTATAATGATCAAGAGGCAGTTTTGCTGAAACAAGTGTTCAATGAAAAAAAGCGATCATTCGAGAAAATCGCCGATTACGGAACTTATGCGCCAGGTTACAAAGAACAGCAGCGTGAAGTCCGTAAAGCAAAGCGGGCGCTGGATCTCAATGAAAAAGTCGCCGAATTTCGTTTAGCAGAAACTGATTTACAAAACCTTTTAGATGAGATCGGGCTGACAGTAGCTCAAACGATTTCTTCTGAAATAAAAGTGGATGCCGGAAATCCTTTTTTTGTCACCGGTAAACATTCTGGCTGTGGAGGAAATTGCCATGCAAGTTGA
- a CDS encoding CAP-associated domain-containing protein produces the protein MKRGCLFGGLLILALGIVYFQPVFFPQKAPEPRHSVTQNSADGIPTTMNFEPIPAQGYAKFIGEPVKTFAERFGEPVKTFSSGYGYTVSLYPTKGEEYVEVNSEKGKITAIKITGKEAGDLEPFSIGMKMSELSQLTMIYPNFTLSYGKEDITLELMEEDMNYRPLIAFDNDTFAVLFFDQANSQLFAAAFVDQETLLKLAPYQIVSGKAPSFQETTDDWAKIDFEKAQNSLQLLNVLRNFDQLPAYFSNPQAEDQAETLLADFLEKPEDILQDDRLDDYHNVVSKENRQPFLLSTDEWNRLLQKHEITKAQGIFELPTYDPTFQLLTYYSDPYLHPKFSREEPETASIAISKENMVVLLQEQETKVEESGAN, from the coding sequence GTGAAAAGAGGCTGTTTATTTGGCGGATTATTGATACTGGCATTAGGGATAGTTTATTTTCAACCAGTATTTTTTCCGCAAAAAGCGCCGGAACCTCGCCATTCTGTGACTCAAAATTCAGCAGACGGTATACCGACGACAATGAATTTTGAGCCGATCCCAGCGCAAGGTTATGCCAAATTCATTGGTGAACCAGTCAAAACATTTGCTGAACGATTTGGTGAACCAGTCAAAACTTTTTCTTCCGGTTACGGGTATACAGTCAGTCTGTATCCGACAAAAGGAGAAGAGTATGTAGAAGTCAACAGCGAGAAAGGCAAGATCACTGCGATCAAGATCACCGGAAAAGAAGCCGGGGATCTTGAGCCTTTTTCTATCGGGATGAAAATGAGTGAACTATCGCAGCTGACGATGATCTATCCGAATTTCACATTATCTTATGGAAAAGAAGACATCACATTGGAACTGATGGAAGAAGACATGAATTATCGTCCGTTGATCGCTTTTGACAATGATACGTTTGCGGTTTTGTTTTTTGATCAGGCCAACAGCCAATTATTTGCGGCTGCTTTTGTTGATCAGGAAACACTTTTAAAATTGGCACCCTATCAAATCGTTTCCGGGAAAGCTCCTTCTTTTCAAGAGACAACTGATGACTGGGCGAAAATCGACTTTGAGAAGGCACAAAATTCGCTTCAGCTGCTAAATGTCTTGCGGAATTTTGATCAGCTCCCAGCCTACTTTTCCAACCCTCAAGCAGAAGATCAGGCAGAAACCCTTTTAGCTGATTTTTTAGAAAAACCGGAAGATATCCTGCAAGATGATCGCCTGGACGACTATCATAACGTAGTGTCCAAAGAGAATCGACAACCGTTTCTATTAAGTACAGACGAGTGGAATCGTCTGTTGCAAAAACATGAAATCACAAAGGCGCAAGGCATCTTTGAGTTGCCGACTTACGACCCGACATTCCAATTATTGACTTATTACAGCGATCCGTATCTGCATCCTAAATTTTCTCGAGAAGAACCTGAAACAGCAAGCATTGCTATTTCAAAAGAAAATATGGTAGTCTTATTACAAGAACAAGAAACTAAAGTAGAGGAAAGTGGAGCGAATTGA
- a CDS encoding pyruvate carboxylase translates to MKKILVANRGEIAIRVFRACSELHIKTVGIYAAEDEYSVHRFKADEAYLVGKGKKPIDAYLDIEDILRIAKESGAEAIHPGYGFLSENLEFAQRCEEEGIIFIGPSTHHLDIFGDKIKAKEAAVKAGIQSIPGSDGPVDTIDEVLAFGAAHGYPIMIKAALGGGGRGMRVAHDEKEARDGYERAKSEAKAAFGSDEVYVEKYISDPKHIEVQILGDTHGNVVHLFERDCSVQRRHQKVVEVAPCVSLNDQQREKICQAAVQLMKHVGYINAGTVEFLVENDQFYFIEVNPRVQVEHTITEMITDIDIVTSQILIAQGKDLHKEIGIPEQKDIRYQGAAIQCRITTEDPLNNFMPDTGKIDTYRSPGGFGVRLDVGNAYAGAVVTPYFDSLLVKVCTHGSTFEQAIQKMQRCLREFRIRGVKTNIPFMQNVINHSVFQTGEAKTTFIDNTPELFEFPRLRDRGNKTMKYIGEITINGFPGIEKNKKHFFEEPRLPKELAVKEITTAKNILDREGADGVVQWVKAQKELLLTDTTFRDAHQSLLATRVRTHDFEKIAAATEQALPELFSAEMWGGATFDVAYRFLKEDPWVRLKEIRRLMPNTLLQMLFRGSNAVGYSNYPDNVLVEFINEAAHEGIDVFRIFDSLNWIPQMKKSIQAVRDTGKIAEATICYTGDINDPSRSKYSVQYYKDMAKELENLGAHIIAIKDMAGLLKPQAAYRLISELKATVDVPIHLHTHDTSGNGIITYSAATQAGVDIVDVATSALSSSTSQPSMSSLYYALDQDVRQPRINIQNAQEINHYWEDVRMFYKPFENGLNAPQTEVYQHEMPGGQYSNLQQQAKAVGLEEQWDEIKKMYQTVNLMFGDIVKVTPSSKVVGDMALFMVQNHLEEDDIYQRNDLNFPDSVVTFFQGELGQPVGGFPEKLQKAILKGRPAYTDRPGALAAPVDFDQVKAELKEKIHYEPSKLEVLSYLMYPQVFLDYQKAYEQFADITVLDTPTFFQGMRLGETINVEIEKGKILIIRLDEIGEPDIEGNRVLFFNLNGQRREIVVKDNSIISTVQTKRKAEPTNKEQIGATMPGSVLKVLVKKGDRVQQGDTLMVTEAMKMETAIEARFDGVVEHIYVIEGEAIAADDLLIEIKEK, encoded by the coding sequence ATGAAAAAGATTCTTGTTGCAAATAGAGGCGAGATCGCGATACGCGTATTTCGTGCCTGTTCGGAGCTTCATATTAAAACAGTCGGAATCTACGCGGCGGAGGATGAATATTCGGTACATCGCTTTAAAGCAGATGAGGCTTATCTAGTTGGAAAGGGCAAGAAACCCATCGATGCCTATTTAGATATTGAAGATATTTTGCGGATCGCCAAAGAATCCGGCGCAGAGGCGATTCATCCCGGTTATGGTTTTCTTTCGGAAAATCTGGAATTTGCGCAGCGCTGTGAAGAAGAAGGAATCATTTTTATTGGACCATCTACTCATCATTTAGATATCTTCGGAGATAAAATCAAAGCCAAAGAAGCTGCCGTCAAAGCAGGAATCCAATCGATCCCCGGTTCAGACGGTCCAGTAGATACCATCGATGAAGTATTGGCGTTTGGTGCCGCTCACGGCTATCCTATCATGATCAAAGCCGCGTTAGGCGGAGGCGGCCGCGGGATGCGGGTCGCTCATGACGAAAAAGAAGCCCGTGACGGATATGAACGCGCAAAAAGTGAAGCAAAAGCCGCATTCGGCAGTGACGAAGTTTATGTAGAAAAATACATCAGCGATCCGAAACATATCGAAGTCCAAATTTTAGGAGATACTCATGGAAATGTCGTGCATCTGTTCGAGCGGGATTGTTCGGTCCAACGGCGTCATCAAAAAGTCGTTGAAGTCGCTCCTTGCGTTTCTTTAAACGATCAGCAACGGGAAAAAATCTGTCAAGCCGCTGTTCAATTGATGAAACATGTCGGTTATATCAATGCCGGCACTGTGGAATTTTTAGTGGAAAATGATCAGTTTTACTTTATCGAAGTCAATCCGCGGGTCCAAGTGGAACATACGATCACGGAAATGATCACGGATATTGATATCGTTACTTCTCAAATTTTGATCGCTCAAGGCAAAGATCTTCATAAAGAGATCGGTATTCCGGAACAAAAAGATATTCGTTATCAAGGTGCGGCGATCCAATGCCGGATCACTACAGAAGATCCGTTGAATAACTTTATGCCTGATACTGGTAAGATCGATACTTATCGTTCACCAGGCGGCTTTGGTGTTCGGTTGGATGTCGGTAACGCTTATGCGGGCGCAGTAGTCACTCCTTATTTTGACTCACTGCTAGTAAAAGTATGTACTCATGGTTCGACATTTGAACAAGCGATCCAAAAAATGCAGCGTTGTTTGCGAGAATTTCGGATTCGGGGAGTAAAAACCAACATTCCATTCATGCAAAATGTCATCAATCATTCCGTATTCCAAACGGGTGAAGCCAAAACGACATTTATTGACAATACACCTGAATTATTTGAATTTCCTCGTCTGCGAGATCGCGGAAACAAAACTATGAAGTATATCGGCGAGATCACGATCAATGGTTTCCCGGGAATCGAAAAAAATAAAAAGCATTTCTTTGAAGAACCTCGTTTGCCAAAGGAACTAGCGGTAAAAGAGATAACAACTGCTAAAAATATTCTGGACCGTGAAGGCGCAGATGGTGTCGTGCAGTGGGTCAAAGCACAAAAAGAATTATTATTGACCGATACGACTTTCCGTGACGCCCACCAAAGTTTATTGGCGACGCGTGTGCGGACACATGACTTTGAAAAAATTGCTGCTGCTACTGAACAAGCACTTCCGGAATTATTCTCTGCGGAAATGTGGGGCGGCGCCACGTTCGATGTTGCTTACCGTTTCTTAAAAGAAGATCCATGGGTCCGTTTAAAAGAGATTCGACGCTTGATGCCGAACACATTATTGCAGATGCTGTTCCGCGGTTCAAATGCGGTAGGGTATTCCAACTATCCAGACAATGTGCTAGTTGAATTCATCAATGAAGCTGCCCATGAAGGGATCGATGTTTTCCGGATCTTTGACAGTCTCAACTGGATTCCGCAAATGAAAAAAAGTATTCAGGCTGTCCGTGATACAGGCAAGATCGCTGAAGCGACTATTTGTTATACAGGGGACATCAATGATCCAAGCCGGAGCAAATATTCTGTACAATATTATAAAGATATGGCGAAAGAATTGGAAAATCTCGGTGCTCACATTATTGCTATCAAAGATATGGCCGGATTATTAAAACCGCAGGCAGCGTATCGTCTCATCAGTGAACTGAAAGCCACTGTCGATGTACCGATACATCTGCATACTCATGATACCAGCGGCAACGGCATTATTACGTATTCAGCGGCAACGCAAGCCGGTGTTGATATCGTGGATGTCGCCACCAGTGCGTTGAGCAGTTCTACCAGCCAACCAAGTATGAGCAGCTTATATTACGCGCTGGATCAAGATGTTCGCCAACCGCGGATCAATATTCAAAATGCCCAAGAAATCAATCATTATTGGGAAGATGTGCGGATGTTCTACAAACCATTTGAAAATGGCTTGAATGCGCCGCAAACCGAAGTCTACCAACACGAAATGCCGGGAGGACAGTACTCCAACCTGCAACAACAGGCCAAAGCGGTAGGGCTGGAAGAACAATGGGATGAAATCAAGAAAATGTATCAAACCGTCAATTTGATGTTTGGCGATATCGTCAAAGTAACGCCTTCTTCAAAAGTAGTCGGTGATATGGCGTTGTTTATGGTCCAAAATCATCTGGAAGAAGATGATATTTATCAACGGAACGATCTTAACTTCCCAGATTCAGTCGTTACCTTCTTCCAAGGAGAACTGGGTCAGCCAGTGGGCGGATTTCCGGAAAAACTGCAAAAAGCGATCTTAAAAGGCCGTCCTGCTTACACGGATCGTCCAGGCGCATTAGCAGCACCTGTAGATTTTGATCAAGTAAAAGCAGAATTAAAAGAAAAAATCCATTATGAACCTAGCAAGTTAGAAGTTCTCAGCTATTTGATGTATCCGCAAGTCTTTTTAGACTATCAAAAAGCCTACGAACAATTTGCAGATATCACGGTTTTAGATACACCAACCTTTTTCCAAGGCATGCGTTTGGGTGAAACCATCAACGTAGAAATCGAAAAAGGCAAGATCTTGATCATTCGTTTAGATGAAATCGGCGAACCGGATATTGAAGGCAATCGTGTACTTTTCTTCAACTTGAATGGTCAGCGCCGCGAAATCGTCGTGAAAGACAATTCGATCATCAGTACCGTGCAAACAAAACGCAAAGCGGAACCTACGAACAAAGAACAGATCGGTGCGACGATGCCGGGGTCTGTACTGAAAGTATTGGTGAAAAAAGGAGACCGTGTCCAACAAGGCGATACGCTGATGGTCACTGAAGCAATGAAGATGGAAACTGCGATCGAGGCGAGATTTGACGGCGTAGTCGAACATATCTACGTTATTGAAGGCGAAGCTATCGCAGCAGACGATCTTTTGATCGAGATCAAAGAAAAATAA
- a CDS encoding FtsW/RodA/SpoVE family cell cycle protein has product MPKQVKKRHLLDYGILIPYLILCVLGLVMVYSSTSYILVEAGQNPMSSVINQMIFWILSLAVITVIYKMKTDVFRNKGFAWIAIVVIISLLLLVLIIGKEVNGAKGWLEVGGFSIQPAEYMKIVSIWYLSLKLSNRQTAIQGKTFFETVRRPLFPIVVALIIIALLPDLGNAAVITLIVLAVLFASGINYIYTLILGAVGIVGSIGFIELINLTHGKFLPAHVYSRFATFQNPFADEFNKGHQMVNGYYAIYNGGLFGRGLGNSIQKKGFLKFAHTDYIFSIVIEELGLIMSILILALLFYMIARIILVGIRSSDPFNSMMCLGIGALFMIQTFVNLGGISGLIPLTGITFPFLSQGGSSLLMLSICIGFVLNISAEEKRKKYSLDIMK; this is encoded by the coding sequence TTGCCAAAACAAGTAAAGAAACGTCATTTATTAGACTATGGGATCTTGATTCCATATCTTATTTTATGTGTGTTGGGATTGGTGATGGTTTACAGTTCTACTTCTTACATACTAGTAGAAGCAGGACAAAATCCGATGTCTTCGGTCATCAACCAAATGATTTTTTGGATCCTCAGTTTAGCGGTGATCACTGTGATCTATAAGATGAAGACCGATGTTTTTCGAAACAAGGGATTTGCTTGGATCGCCATTGTCGTGATTATTTCGTTGCTGCTGTTGGTTCTGATCATCGGGAAAGAAGTAAATGGTGCCAAGGGGTGGTTGGAAGTTGGCGGTTTTTCGATCCAACCGGCAGAGTATATGAAAATCGTATCTATCTGGTATCTGTCATTAAAACTGTCTAACCGACAAACTGCGATCCAAGGGAAAACGTTCTTTGAAACAGTTCGCCGGCCTTTATTCCCAATCGTAGTTGCACTGATCATTATTGCGTTGCTGCCTGACTTGGGAAATGCCGCGGTCATCACATTGATCGTTTTGGCAGTACTTTTTGCCAGCGGGATCAATTATATATATACTTTGATTTTAGGTGCTGTAGGAATCGTTGGCAGTATCGGGTTTATCGAGTTGATCAATCTGACCCACGGGAAATTTTTACCAGCTCACGTTTACAGCCGATTTGCCACATTCCAAAATCCGTTTGCTGATGAATTCAATAAAGGACATCAAATGGTCAATGGATATTACGCCATCTATAACGGCGGTCTGTTTGGTCGCGGGTTGGGAAACAGTATCCAGAAAAAAGGATTTTTGAAATTTGCTCACACAGACTATATTTTTTCAATCGTGATTGAAGAATTAGGTTTGATCATGTCGATTTTGATTTTGGCGTTACTCTTTTATATGATCGCCCGGATCATTTTAGTTGGTATTCGCTCGTCTGATCCGTTTAATTCGATGATGTGTCTGGGGATCGGCGCACTATTCATGATCCAAACGTTTGTCAATTTAGGCGGGATCTCTGGTCTGATACCGCTGACCGGGATCACTTTCCCGTTTTTAAGTCAAGGGGGTTCCAGTCTGCTGATGCTGTCGATTTGTATCGGCTTTGTTTTGAACATCAGCGCGGAAGAAAAAAGAAAGAAATATAGTTTAGATATAATGAAATAA
- a CDS encoding YlaN family protein: MESISPEFALDLLMQDADRIKRLISNQKNSLCISQCKAFEEVVDTQMYGLSRQVAYAIRLGVVSNEDGNQLLSDVERDLNILYSEVYEKQTKNSENGKEV, translated from the coding sequence ATGGAATCTATTTCTCCAGAGTTTGCTCTCGATTTATTAATGCAAGATGCTGACCGGATCAAACGTTTGATCAGCAATCAAAAAAATAGTTTATGCATTTCTCAATGCAAGGCTTTCGAAGAAGTCGTCGATACGCAAATGTATGGACTGTCTCGTCAAGTCGCTTATGCGATTCGTTTAGGCGTAGTAAGCAACGAAGATGGAAACCAGTTATTGAGCGATGTTGAGCGAGATTTGAATATTTTGTACAGTGAAGTTTATGAAAAACAAACAAAAAATAGTGAGAATGGCAAGGAGGTTTAA
- the typA gene encoding translational GTPase TypA: protein MKFRNDIRNVAIIAHVDHGKTTLVDELLKQSETLDGHTQLQERAMDSNALEKERGITILAKNTAVEYNGTKINIMDTPGHADFGGEVERIMKMVDGVVLVVDAYEGTMPQTRFVLKKALEQHLTPIVVVNKIDKPSARPEHVVDEVLELFIELGADDEQLEFPVIYASAINGTSSLSDDPEKQEHTMAPIFDTIIEHIPAPVDNSDEPLQFQVSLLDYNDYVGRIGIGRVFRGAIKVGDQVALMKLDGEVKKFRVTKLFGFFGLKRLEIQEAKAGDLIAISGMEDIFVGETVTPIDHQDALPILHIDEPTLQMTFLVNNSPFAGREGKFVTARKIEERLMAQLQTDVSLRVEAIAPDAWIVSGRGELHLSILIENMRREGYELQVSRPEVIEREVDGVKCEPFERVQIDTPEEYMGSVIESLGVRKAEMQDMIHTGNGQVRLIFLAPARGLIGYTTEFLSMTRGYGIMHHTFDQYLPMLTGQIGGRHQGALVSIDTGKATTYSIMSVEERGTVFVDPGTEVYEGMIVGENSRDNDLTVNITKAKQMTNVRSATKDQTSVIKKPRILTLEESLEFLNDDEYCEVTPESIRLRKQILNKNEREKASKKKKMATEN from the coding sequence TTGAAATTTAGAAATGATATTCGCAACGTTGCAATTATTGCCCACGTTGACCACGGGAAAACAACGTTAGTCGATGAATTGTTAAAACAATCAGAGACATTAGATGGCCACACACAATTACAAGAACGGGCGATGGATTCGAACGCGCTTGAAAAAGAACGTGGAATCACGATTTTGGCAAAAAATACAGCGGTTGAATACAACGGAACAAAAATCAACATCATGGATACACCAGGACACGCGGACTTCGGTGGTGAAGTAGAGCGGATCATGAAAATGGTAGACGGTGTTGTTTTAGTTGTGGATGCTTATGAAGGAACAATGCCTCAAACACGTTTTGTTTTGAAAAAAGCATTGGAACAACATTTGACACCGATCGTAGTCGTAAACAAAATCGACAAACCTTCTGCACGTCCAGAACACGTAGTCGATGAAGTATTAGAATTGTTTATCGAACTAGGTGCCGATGACGAGCAATTAGAGTTTCCAGTGATTTACGCTTCTGCGATCAATGGTACATCAAGTCTTTCAGATGATCCAGAAAAACAAGAACATACGATGGCTCCGATTTTCGATACGATCATCGAACATATTCCTGCGCCTGTTGATAACAGCGACGAACCATTGCAATTCCAAGTATCTTTACTAGACTATAACGACTATGTTGGCCGTATCGGTATTGGCCGTGTCTTCCGCGGTGCCATTAAAGTCGGCGACCAAGTAGCGTTGATGAAGCTTGACGGCGAAGTGAAAAAATTCCGAGTAACAAAATTATTTGGTTTCTTTGGTTTGAAACGTTTGGAAATCCAAGAAGCAAAAGCCGGCGATCTGATCGCGATTTCCGGGATGGAAGATATTTTCGTTGGTGAAACAGTGACACCGATCGATCATCAAGATGCATTGCCAATCTTGCATATCGATGAACCGACATTGCAAATGACTTTCTTAGTGAACAACTCGCCATTTGCCGGCCGTGAAGGAAAATTTGTTACAGCCCGTAAAATCGAAGAACGATTAATGGCACAATTACAAACAGACGTATCCTTGCGTGTCGAAGCGATCGCTCCTGATGCATGGATCGTTTCCGGTCGTGGGGAATTGCATTTATCCATCTTGATCGAAAATATGCGTCGCGAAGGCTATGAATTGCAAGTTTCACGTCCAGAAGTCATTGAAAGAGAAGTTGACGGTGTGAAATGTGAACCATTTGAACGTGTTCAAATCGATACACCGGAAGAATACATGGGTTCTGTCATTGAATCATTAGGTGTTCGTAAAGCCGAAATGCAAGATATGATCCATACTGGTAACGGACAAGTACGCTTGATCTTCTTAGCGCCTGCTCGCGGACTGATCGGCTATACGACAGAATTCCTGTCTATGACTCGCGGTTACGGAATCATGCACCATACTTTTGATCAATATCTGCCAATGCTGACAGGACAAATCGGTGGCCGTCATCAAGGCGCTTTGGTTTCTATCGATACCGGTAAAGCAACAACATATTCTATCATGAGTGTGGAAGAACGGGGAACCGTCTTTGTTGATCCAGGTACCGAAGTTTACGAAGGTATGATCGTTGGTGAAAATTCTCGTGATAACGACTTGACAGTTAATATCACTAAAGCAAAACAAATGACTAACGTGCGTTCTGCTACGAAAGACCAAACATCTGTCATCAAAAAACCACGAATCTTGACATTAGAAGAATCATTGGAATTCTTGAATGATGATGAATATTGTGAAGTAACACCGGAAAGCATTCGTTTACGGAAACAAATTCTAAACAAAAACGAACGGGAAAAAGCTTCCAAAAAGAAAAAAATGGCTACAGAAAACTAA
- a CDS encoding helix-turn-helix domain-containing protein — MTQNLNKKIGSLIRKLRLEKNLSQMKLAELSKHSTNHVGAIERGEKNISVQTLYSITHVLDISLESFFSLIDPAEKDTKELIEIYFSLSDEQKVLILNLLKSTKKLNK; from the coding sequence GTGACTCAGAATTTGAATAAAAAAATTGGTAGTCTGATTCGAAAGTTAAGACTTGAAAAAAATTTGTCGCAAATGAAATTAGCTGAACTATCGAAACACTCCACAAATCATGTTGGGGCAATCGAACGAGGTGAAAAGAACATCAGTGTCCAAACACTTTACTCGATCACTCATGTATTAGATATAAGTTTAGAAAGTTTCTTTTCTTTAATTGATCCAGCCGAGAAAGATACCAAAGAACTTATTGAAATCTATTTCTCGCTGTCTGATGAGCAGAAAGTTTTGATTTTAAACCTCTTAAAATCAACAAAAAAATTAAATAAATGA
- a CDS encoding membrane lipoprotein lipid attachment site-containing protein has translation MKKVILGILLVLFVSGCSTAKTAESKSKESSTEISQSSTIESSETESSSTIESTSEEEVKYKMYSYKTLDPDNLIATTTNEAHEKNLEVDEILRSTYWGDQYDVYYDATFDTDGAVKLVNLKLEADIFTKTIVDAASGDEVSYRLWKDGFVNKFVSISEKLGMVSFAVYFPDSEDKFLFQAIEGNVLVDAVEEARAAGYSKNDY, from the coding sequence ATGAAAAAAGTTATTTTGGGGATATTGTTAGTTTTATTTGTTTCTGGTTGTTCAACAGCCAAGACAGCGGAATCAAAAAGCAAGGAATCAAGTACAGAAATTAGTCAAAGTTCTACAATTGAAAGTAGCGAAACAGAGAGTAGTTCTACAATAGAATCAACTTCCGAAGAAGAAGTTAAATATAAAATGTACTCTTACAAAACTTTAGACCCAGATAATCTGATAGCGACTACTACTAATGAAGCACATGAAAAAAATTTGGAAGTAGATGAAATACTAAGAAGCACGTACTGGGGAGATCAATATGATGTATATTACGACGCTACGTTTGACACTGATGGAGCAGTTAAACTAGTTAACCTGAAACTTGAAGCTGATATTTTTACAAAAACAATTGTAGACGCTGCAAGTGGTGATGAAGTTTCTTATAGACTCTGGAAAGATGGTTTCGTAAATAAGTTTGTCTCAATCTCTGAAAAATTGGGTATGGTCTCTTTTGCTGTCTATTTTCCAGATTCCGAAGATAAATTTTTGTTCCAAGCAATCGAAGGAAATGTATTAGTAGACGCTGTAGAAGAGGCTCGTGCCGCTGGTTACTCAAAAAATGATTATTAA